A single genomic interval of Malania oleifera isolate guangnan ecotype guangnan chromosome 13, ASM2987363v1, whole genome shotgun sequence harbors:
- the LOC131146854 gene encoding desiccation-related protein PCC13-62-like codes for MGGRGSGVWVMGMMISLLLFFFFFVGGASSSSGGEARKGGGGGGGGHKDAVPKEDVDLLEFPLNLEFLEAEFFLWGALGRGLDVVAPKLAMGGPSPLGARIANLDPLTRDIIAQFAYQEVGHLRAIQSTVKGFPRPLLDLSVKSFATVINSAFGRPLEPPFDPYANSINYLIASYVIPYVGLTGYVGANPKLQGAVSKRLVAGLLGVESGQDAVIRALLYEHKLEKVHPYEITVAEFTSRISQLRDKLGHQGLKDEGLIVPKVEGAEGKIKGNVLVGNEYSISYDRTPEEILRIVYGSGDEHVPGGFYPEGGNGHIAKSKLHKA; via the exons ATGGGGGGCAGGGGTAGTGGTGTGTGGGTGATGGGGATGATGATAagcctcctcctcttcttcttcttcttcgtagGAGGGGCGTCGTCGTCCTCTGGCGGCGAGGCTAGGAAGGgtggtgggggtgggggtgggggtcaTAAGGACGCCGTGCCGAAAGAGGACGTGGATCTGCTGGAGTTCCCACTGAATTTGGAGTTCTTGGAGGCGGAGTTCTTCTTGTGGGGGGCACTGGGGCGTGGGCTGGACGTCGTGGCTCCAAAACTCGCCATGGGAGGTCCTTCCCCCCTCGGTGCTAGGATCGCTAACCTCGACCCTCTCACCCGAGACATCATTGCCCAATTTGCCTATCAAGAAGTCGGACACTTAAG GGCTATTCAAAGTACGGTAAAAGGGTTCCCGAGGCCACTACTAGATTTAAGCGTTAAATCATTCGCAACTGTGATAAATAGCGCCTTTGGACGACCCTTAGAGCCACCCTTCGATCCTTATGCGAATTCCATTAACTATCTGATTGCGTCTTATGTAATTCCTTATGTGGGACTCACGGGATATGTTGGagcaaaccctaaactccaaggCGCGGTGTCCAAGCGG CTTGTTGCAGGCCTTTTGGGTGTCGAATCGGGCCAAGATGCTGTCATTCGAGCACTCCTCTACGAGCACAAACTAGAGAAAGTCCATCCCTATGAAATTACAGTGGCAGAGTTCACTAGTCGAATTTCCCAACTAAGGGATAAGCTTGGACACCAAGGATTGAAAGATGAAGGGCTTATTGTCCCAAAAGTTGAAGGGGCAGAGGGAAAAATTAAGGGCAATGTTCTAGTAGGAAACGAGTACTCAATTTCCTACGATAGGACCCCAGAAGAGATACTAAGGATTGTGTATGGAAGTGGGGATGAACACGTTCCTGGAGGATTTTATCCGGAGGGAGGAAATGGTCACATTGCCAAGTCTAAGCTACATAAAGCCTAA